In Borrelia turicatae 91E135, the following are encoded in one genomic region:
- a CDS encoding DUF3890 domain-containing protein, which yields MDSDVESSGRFGELYLKIKALLSITDEILSFEKFKNQTDLLGMILSTRGINIDTLDVNQASLLLYYYIGLSLNVPVCFVSLVLHD from the coding sequence ATGGATAGTGATGTAGAATCATCTGGAAGATTTGGGGAGCTTTACTTAAAAATTAAAGCTCTCTTAAGTATAACTGACGAAATTTTAAGTTTTGAAAAATTTAAAAATCAGACAGATCTACTTGGAATGATACTTAGTACACGTGGTATTAACATTGACACATTAGATGTTAATCAAGCGTCTCTACTGCTTTACTATTACATAGGATTGAGCTTAAACGTTCCGGTATGCTTCGTGAGTTTGGTCTTGCATGATTAA